A single window of Modestobacter italicus DNA harbors:
- a CDS encoding glycosyltransferase family 4 protein yields MPGPRGRRPATGGRPRVVYGITVPQSAATLLRGQLGWFRTQGWDVHLVTSPGGPLDAVVDRERVTVHRLPMARETRPLADLVALVRWVVLLRRLRPDVLNVGTPKAGLLGTLAGWLARVPVRVYVMRGLRLQGARSRGQRAVLWAAERLSVGLATDVVCVSHSLREEATALRLFGRRDRPVVLAAGSSNGVDPGRWDPGFSAADRDAVRAGWGAAPGDLVVGFVGRVAFDKGVQDLLAAFGPLTDLPVRLLLLGPVEDEELRGAITALGERVTRIEDWTFDLDHVYVGIDVLCLPTRREGFPNVVLEAALAEVPSITTTATGARDSVVPGVTGWLVETGDVDGLATAIRACVADREGVRVAGRAARARALSDFRPTTIWSGLEQLYRSGSPTPPGSRSASRNG; encoded by the coding sequence GTGCCGGGTCCCCGGGGGCGCCGGCCGGCGACCGGAGGCCGCCCCCGCGTCGTCTACGGCATCACGGTGCCGCAGTCGGCGGCGACCCTCCTCCGGGGCCAGCTCGGCTGGTTCCGCACCCAGGGCTGGGACGTCCACCTCGTGACCTCCCCCGGCGGTCCGCTGGACGCCGTGGTCGACCGCGAGCGCGTGACCGTGCACCGGCTGCCCATGGCGCGGGAGACCCGGCCGCTCGCCGACCTCGTGGCGCTGGTGCGCTGGGTGGTCCTGCTGCGCCGGCTGCGACCCGACGTGCTCAACGTCGGCACGCCCAAGGCCGGGCTGCTCGGGACCCTCGCCGGCTGGCTCGCCCGGGTGCCGGTCCGCGTCTACGTCATGCGCGGCCTCCGGCTCCAGGGCGCCCGCAGCCGCGGTCAGCGCGCCGTGCTGTGGGCGGCGGAGCGGCTGAGCGTGGGACTCGCCACCGACGTGGTGTGCGTCAGCCACAGCCTCCGGGAGGAGGCGACGGCGTTGCGGCTCTTCGGCCGGCGGGACCGGCCGGTCGTGCTGGCCGCGGGGAGCAGCAACGGGGTCGACCCCGGGCGCTGGGATCCGGGGTTCAGCGCGGCGGACCGGGACGCCGTCCGGGCCGGCTGGGGTGCGGCGCCGGGCGACCTGGTCGTGGGGTTCGTCGGCCGGGTCGCCTTCGACAAGGGCGTGCAGGACCTGCTCGCGGCCTTCGGGCCATTGACCGACCTGCCCGTCCGGCTGCTGCTGCTGGGCCCGGTCGAGGACGAGGAGCTGCGCGGGGCGATCACGGCGCTGGGCGAGCGCGTGACCAGGATCGAGGACTGGACCTTCGACCTGGACCACGTCTACGTCGGCATCGACGTGCTGTGCCTGCCCACCCGTCGGGAGGGGTTCCCCAACGTCGTCCTCGAGGCGGCCCTGGCCGAGGTCCCCAGCATCACCACCACCGCGACGGGTGCCCGCGACTCCGTCGTCCCGGGGGTCACCGGGTGGCTCGTGGAGACCGGTGACGTCGACGGGCTCGCCACCGCGATCCGGGCCTGCGTCGCGGACCGCGAGGGGGTCCGGGTCGCCGGCCGGGCGGCCCGGGCGCGGGCGCTGAGCGACTTCCGGCCAACGACGATCTGGTCGGGTCTCGAGCAGCTCTACCGGAGCGGGTCGCCGACGCCGCCCGGGAGCCGGAGCGCGTCGAGGAACGGCTGA
- a CDS encoding glycosyltransferase family 4 protein, translating into MTAAPLVVAASYGPTGASTRVRVLDWMRFLGLEPVVSTYLGTSNVRPGTLARRPLGVLRAETRLQGLRRGPAPERLLVSRSMGPFTGGRLESSLLRRAGWGVYDFDDALYADRRAGLHRFLGQSAVWARAVAAADLVIAGNVHLAEAAAERNPDVTVIPSCVDPTAYPQKQEYAVGAVPRLVWLGSPSTEGYLASVAPALLQVHRSTGARLLVISAGNRPLGDLDAMVDRVTWAGPRTDALLVEADCGIMPLPDTPFTRGKCAYKLLQYGAAGLPVCASPVGVNAQVVDQLGGCAATDHGAWVDALTGLLTEPAADRRARGRGARRAVEEHYSFGAWRQPFLDALRLPGGVGDPLR; encoded by the coding sequence GTGACCGCGGCACCGCTCGTGGTCGCCGCCTCGTACGGCCCGACTGGGGCCAGCACGCGGGTCCGGGTGCTGGACTGGATGCGGTTCCTCGGTCTTGAGCCCGTCGTCTCCACCTACCTGGGGACGTCGAACGTCCGGCCGGGGACCCTGGCCCGGCGACCCCTCGGCGTCCTCCGTGCCGAGACCCGGCTGCAGGGCCTCCGCCGGGGTCCGGCACCCGAGCGGCTCCTGGTGTCCCGTTCCATGGGGCCGTTCACCGGGGGGCGGCTGGAGAGCAGCCTGCTGCGGCGGGCCGGCTGGGGGGTGTACGACTTCGACGACGCGCTTTACGCCGACCGCCGCGCCGGCCTGCACCGGTTCCTGGGCCAGTCGGCGGTGTGGGCCCGGGCCGTGGCCGCCGCGGACCTGGTGATCGCCGGCAACGTGCACCTCGCCGAGGCTGCAGCCGAGCGGAACCCCGACGTGACCGTCATCCCCAGTTGCGTCGATCCCACGGCCTACCCGCAGAAGCAGGAGTACGCCGTCGGAGCGGTGCCCCGCCTGGTGTGGCTGGGGTCCCCGTCGACGGAGGGCTACCTGGCCTCCGTGGCACCGGCACTGCTGCAGGTGCACCGGAGCACCGGCGCACGGCTGCTGGTGATCAGTGCGGGGAACCGCCCCCTCGGCGACCTCGACGCCATGGTCGACCGGGTCACCTGGGCGGGCCCGCGCACCGACGCCCTCCTCGTCGAGGCCGACTGCGGCATCATGCCGCTCCCGGACACTCCGTTCACCCGCGGCAAGTGCGCCTACAAGCTGCTCCAGTACGGGGCTGCCGGACTGCCGGTGTGCGCGTCCCCGGTGGGGGTCAACGCCCAGGTCGTCGACCAGCTGGGCGGCTGTGCCGCCACCGACCACGGTGCCTGGGTGGACGCCCTGACCGGCCTGCTGACCGAGCCGGCGGCCGACCGCCGGGCACGCGGCCGGGGTGCGCGACGGGCCGTCGAGGAGCACTACAGCTTCGGCGCGTGGCGTCAGCCGTTCCTCGACGCGCTCCGGCTCCCGGGCGGCGTCGGCGACCCGCTCCGGTAG
- a CDS encoding DUF202 domain-containing protein: MSSPPAPDPGLQAERTALAWRRTSLALAVAAVGAGRLAAPTLGGLAFALAGLGLLQAVAVGWRAARRYRTARRGPDARGALAASRAGGLPMAALAGSGVVTGLLALAFVLG; the protein is encoded by the coding sequence GTGAGCAGCCCGCCGGCCCCCGACCCCGGCCTGCAGGCCGAGCGCACCGCCCTGGCCTGGCGGCGGACGTCGCTGGCGCTGGCGGTGGCCGCGGTCGGTGCCGGCCGGCTGGCCGCGCCCACGCTCGGCGGGCTGGCCTTCGCGCTCGCCGGGCTCGGCCTGCTCCAAGCGGTGGCGGTCGGCTGGCGGGCCGCGCGGCGGTACCGGACCGCCCGGCGCGGGCCGGACGCCCGCGGCGCGCTGGCCGCCTCCCGCGCCGGTGGCCTGCCGATGGCCGCCCTCGCCGGCAGCGGGGTGGTCACCGGCCTGCTGGCGCTGGCGTTCGTCCTCGGGTGA
- a CDS encoding YidH family protein encodes MTSTSGPGRARFPRSVYGVGDEPDPRFSLANERTFLAWIRTSLALSAAGVALEALDVPIAGGLRLACALLLVGLGVLAPVQAWWGWAATERAVRRRRPLPSPLLSPVIAAGTLAAGVLLLLGLLLR; translated from the coding sequence GTGACCAGCACGAGCGGGCCGGGCCGGGCCCGGTTCCCGCGGTCGGTGTACGGCGTGGGCGACGAGCCGGACCCCCGGTTCAGCCTGGCCAACGAGCGCACCTTCCTGGCCTGGATCCGGACGTCGCTGGCGCTGTCGGCCGCCGGGGTCGCGCTGGAGGCCCTGGACGTGCCGATCGCCGGGGGGCTGCGGCTGGCCTGCGCCCTGCTGCTCGTCGGCCTGGGCGTGCTGGCCCCGGTCCAGGCGTGGTGGGGCTGGGCGGCCACCGAGCGGGCGGTGCGCCGCCGCCGGCCGCTGCCCTCCCCGCTGCTCAGCCCGGTGATCGCGGCCGGGACGCTGGCCGCCGGGGTCCTGCTGCTGCTCGGCCTGCTGCTGCGGTGA
- a CDS encoding AMP-binding protein yields the protein MDATAAYRASRDQLLALRGDHARAVAEFTWPELGERFNWAVDWFDAIARGNDRPALVVVEEDGSTVARSFAEMSRASDRLAAWLAERGVRRGDPVLLMLGNQVELWESMLAIMKLGAVVMPTTTAVGPTDLTDRIGRSGARHVVCNAVDTAKFASVPGEYTRISVGAAAGWADLREAAALDAPPAAHPGTAPGDPLLWYFTSGTTSRPKLVEHTQVSYPVGHLTTMYWLGLQPGDVHLAISSPGWAKHAWSCFFAPWIAEATVFVANYARFDAGTLLRRLAEHGVTSFCAPPTVWRMLITTDLSGGPGALREVLGAGEPLNPEVIAQVQRHWGLTIRDGYGQTETAAQIANTPGSPVVPGSMGRPLPGVPVVLVDPLTGARVEGPGEGEICLDLSRSPLPLMTGYRGHPERNAEAMAGGYYHTGDVASVDADGYVTYVGRTDDVFKASDYKISPFELESVLIEHPAVAEAAVVPAPDAIRLAVPKAYISLAPGHEPTRETAVSILRYAREHLAPFQRVRRIEFAELPKTISGKIRRVELRGREEALAGAAETGPAEWRDDDLPEIRS from the coding sequence TGGACGCAACGGCGGCGTACCGGGCCAGCCGGGACCAGCTGCTCGCGCTGCGCGGGGACCACGCCCGCGCGGTGGCGGAGTTCACCTGGCCGGAGCTGGGGGAGCGGTTCAACTGGGCGGTGGACTGGTTCGACGCCATCGCCCGCGGCAACGACCGCCCGGCCCTGGTGGTCGTGGAGGAGGACGGGTCGACGGTCGCGCGCAGCTTCGCCGAGATGTCCCGCGCCTCGGACCGGCTGGCCGCCTGGCTGGCCGAGCGGGGCGTCCGCCGGGGCGACCCGGTGCTGCTGATGCTCGGCAACCAGGTCGAGCTGTGGGAGTCGATGCTGGCGATCATGAAGCTGGGCGCGGTGGTCATGCCCACCACGACGGCGGTCGGCCCCACCGACCTCACCGACCGGATCGGCCGCAGCGGCGCGCGGCACGTGGTCTGCAACGCCGTCGACACCGCGAAGTTCGCCTCGGTGCCCGGGGAGTACACCCGGATCAGCGTCGGCGCGGCCGCGGGCTGGGCGGACCTGCGGGAGGCCGCCGCGCTCGACGCACCGCCGGCGGCGCACCCGGGCACCGCGCCGGGTGACCCGCTGCTGTGGTACTTCACCTCGGGCACCACCTCGCGCCCCAAGCTGGTGGAGCACACCCAGGTCTCCTACCCGGTGGGGCACCTGACCACGATGTACTGGCTGGGGCTGCAGCCCGGCGACGTGCACCTGGCGATCTCCTCACCGGGCTGGGCCAAGCACGCCTGGTCCTGCTTCTTCGCGCCCTGGATCGCCGAGGCCACCGTCTTCGTCGCCAACTACGCCCGGTTCGACGCCGGGACGCTGCTCCGCCGGCTGGCCGAGCACGGCGTCACCTCCTTCTGCGCCCCGCCGACCGTCTGGCGGATGCTCATCACCACCGACCTCAGCGGCGGGCCCGGTGCGCTGCGCGAGGTGCTCGGCGCCGGGGAGCCGCTCAACCCCGAGGTGATCGCCCAGGTGCAGCGGCACTGGGGGCTGACCATCCGTGACGGCTACGGCCAGACCGAGACCGCCGCGCAGATCGCCAACACGCCGGGGTCGCCGGTCGTGCCCGGCTCGATGGGCCGGCCGCTGCCCGGCGTCCCGGTGGTCCTGGTCGACCCGCTCACCGGCGCCCGCGTCGAGGGGCCGGGGGAGGGGGAGATCTGCCTGGACCTGTCCCGCTCGCCGCTGCCGCTGATGACCGGCTACCGCGGCCACCCCGAGCGCAACGCCGAGGCGATGGCCGGCGGGTACTACCACACCGGCGACGTCGCCAGCGTGGACGCCGACGGGTACGTGACCTACGTCGGCCGGACCGACGACGTCTTCAAGGCCTCGGACTACAAGATCAGCCCCTTCGAGCTGGAGTCGGTCCTCATCGAGCACCCGGCCGTCGCGGAGGCGGCGGTGGTGCCGGCGCCGGACGCCATCCGGCTGGCCGTGCCCAAGGCGTACATCAGCCTCGCGCCCGGGCACGAACCCACCCGGGAGACCGCGGTGTCGATCCTGCGGTACGCCCGCGAGCACCTGGCACCCTTCCAGCGGGTGCGCCGGATCGAGTTCGCCGAGCTGCCCAAGACCATCTCCGGGAAGATCCGCCGGGTCGAGCTCCGCGGCCGGGAGGAGGCCCTGGCGGGTGCGGCGGAGACCGGACCGGCGGAGTGGCGGGACGACGACCTCCCCGAGATCCGCAGCTGA